Part of the Triticum urartu cultivar G1812 chromosome 2, Tu2.1, whole genome shotgun sequence genome, tctttgaatCCTGCTCCTCTCAAGCTGAGCCTTTCTATCATCTATCTCATTCTGAAGCTCAGATTGCTCCACAACCTTTTGCACACAGCAACTCTCTTGAGTGTTCATGTAATTCTGAATAGCCTGTGTGCTTATTCCAGGTTCAACATCTCTCACAACCTTTATGTTCACAACATTAACATGATTAAAAAACTCCAACATTTCATGAACACTAGATTCATTACCTAAATACTTTACTCTTTCAGATCCAATTTCCTCCTCCTTCACATAGTACATGTAATCACTCTGCCCATACCCTTCACTAGCAATGAGTGATTGTAGAGTAACAAAAGATATATCTGACTCATATATACCCCTTTTCACAGGGTTTCTTCCTTCTAAATGAAACCATATCTCCCACTTCTTGTCAGCAAAACTGCAGAAATAGGTGCTCATGAATTGAATTGAAACTGACAGAGCTACAAGTGCAATACAATTTACTACACAACAATCTCTAACAAACACATCTTACTAATTTGCCAGATTGAAGCAGCTAACCAATTCATGAGCAGCTAACCAAATTGACAGATTGAAGCAGCTAACCTAGCAGATGATATTTCCATACCTGCAACCCATTGGCGATGACTGGGCGAGCTGTGCCTCCTGCTGCTGCGAGCCGGCCTGCGTCGAGAAGCTGGTGCTCCCCAACCAATTGTCGACTGAGCCCGCAGCGTCCAAACTTGTGCCACCGCCGCCagcgtcgtcgtcgccgccgccaccacccatATCACCGACGCCCCCCTCCGGAACCatcgccgccatcgtcgtcgccgccgccacctagttcagagagagagagagaggacggAGAGAGTGCAGCGACAGGGGAGAGGATCAGATCTTGACCCATTGGCCGACCGACAGCCGCCGTTCCGACAGCGGACGCACCGATAACGGCCGTCAACGCGCGCCGGCCGCCCGTTAGCCCGCGTGGCAACTGTTCGCGGGCCCAACCGGTCAGAAACGGGGTTAGCGCGGGCGAAGCGAGCGTTTTCGCGAGTTGGTAGTTTTTTGCCACGGTTTAGGAAAAATTTGGTAGTTTTTCGCACAAAAACGTAGAGTGGTAGTTTTTCGTCAGGTTTCCGGCAAATGTGGTAGTTTTTGGTTAAGTACTCCCCTAAACACATTGATGGCTCAAATTGCTCCATACCCCTTCATAATAAAGAGCAAGATGATCTTTTTCTTATGTTCGATACGaggttttttttttgagaaacgGATACGAGGGTTTCATAGAGGCAAGAAGTAGTCATTTTGCGCAAGGGCGGCGGCTCATCTTTTTGAACTttaataaaagaaagaaagaatgTAAATGGGCCAGGCCGTCCATTGAGCCTAATATGAACGTACGCTGTATATATCCGGCGAGTACAATACGTTAAATGTCCATATTGCCCTTTATACGTTTTGTGAGGGGGGGGGTGTACCGAAGCGGGTCTCAAAGAGAAAAGTGTACACCGTGTATTTGAAATGTTGAAGGTTTAACAAAAAAATGTTTCACGTGTACACCCAAAATTTGTATTGTGTACTGACCTTTTTGCATGTGTTTTAAAAAGAAAACCtagaaaaaccaaaaataaaaccaaaaaaaataaaaaaaacccaATGAAAACTGATAAAGAAAAAACAAAACTGTTGAAAAAGAAATGACAACAGAGCAAGAAATGAAGAAACCcggtgaaagaaaacaaaaaagagaaaaaacaaagaaaaccaaagAGAAATAAAAAGGGTAAAGGCCTACAAAAAACCAGGCCAAAACCTGTACAATGACTATTGGGGATATAACCCCGCGATATAACCCGCCGTCATAAAGACCGGGTCATGTTACTGGCGATTCTTGGAGCCAGGCTTCAGATGGGCCAGAGCGGTCAAGACGCAGGACTAGAAGCACGACTCACAAGATGGGCCGGCTTAGGGCCCGGGACAAGGCGACGGGCGGCCCAGAGGTATAAGCCGCCATGTGGTGTCTTGCCGCAGAAGGCAAGATAACTTAGAGTTGGACTCAGTCACGGGTCATGACACGACCCAGATTCTTGTAAGCCAGACGCATCGACCTATATATAAAGGCGAGTCCCCGGCATAGATATGTCAGATGACAATCAATCGATAGCTAGGTCAAGAGAATCCGCTCCCTTGTAATCGATACTCAATCAATAAGCAGAAAAGCaagagtaggcttttacctccatcgtgaggggccgaacctgggtaaacttgTGTCTCTCGATTCCGCTTAACCCTGTCAAGCTAACcacctagttgcgatggcctcacgtctaagtcctcacactaggacatctgccgtgacaaaaccacgacaatgACCGAACGAAACCACAAGCGTCTCTATTGAATCCTAGTGAACAAAAAAACACGAAAAATGGGCCGAACCAGTAGCTACACATGAAGGGAATCCTTCAGGCGACACAGACACTATACTCGCTGTCAGCGAGATGTTTTTTTTTGTTCTTGATTTTTACACATGTGGTGCGGGCGGTTTCTATGGTGGGAATTGATTTTAGTAGCCTTTCGCCCGGTTTTTGGAAGCTGTCGTAgtgttttttatgttttttttCTGTGTTTCTATTTATCATTATTTTATCTattttatttctttctccattTTCCCCTTTTACCTTATTTCAAATAGGCACTGAATATATTTTTAATActacacaatgaacattttgtaacacacattgaacatttttatTAATGCCATGAATATTGTTTATAATGAGAAAAACATTGTCAAGTGTTAAAACATTCTTTTAtttttatgaacatttttttactATACTTTTTTAAATTACGCATAAAATTCTACATTTTCATAGAATATCATGGACATGTTCTTGAAACATATTGTATTGTGTTTACTATCATGAACCTCTTTATGAATTGTAAGAAACTCTTTTCTAAAGTTAAGAACATATTTTTTAAAACATTGCACCAACATTTCTTAATAATatcatgaacattttataaaatTTTACAAATATTTTTTAAAATGGATAACATTTTTTAATAGCGCAAGAACACAATTTAACACTCCCCGGATATTATTTTTATACAGAGTGAACATTTTGAAGCGACACGGTGTAAATCGAGGCCCACGGCCCAAGCCGTGTAACTGATGTATGCACTTGCAGTTTTTTCGAGTGAAATAGTGTAAAGTGGTGGTGCAAATAAAACATTACAAAAAGAAATGATCCGCATTATTAGGCCATGGCCATGCATAATAAGAACGGTCGCAATAACTGAGATATAGGGTCAACGATGCTACATGCCATGATTCCACTTTGTTTTATGGTCCATATATATATTTGAAAAAATAAATATCCCAGAACATCACTTATAGAGTTTGTCGTATTATTTGCGCTATTTTTCAGCATTCACATAATTTGTTCTTAGCGGTGGTTTGCAATAATGGTTCAAGCACTGCTTTGCAATAGCGGAGCACCACCTAGAAACTTGCAGCATCAAGCCTGATTGAGACCAACACATTGCTGTCCGAGTTTCAGACGTTTAAGATAGCCACGCAACGCTGAAACTAAAGATTTTAATTATCCAATTCCCCCCATACTACCATCTTGCTTGTTCCGGGAAGCCAGTTCTCAGAGGTTTTTAATGTGGATCTCTGCTGCGAACTTTATGTTTAGTGCCATATTCGGTCGAAGTTGCAGGGTGTAAATTGAGGTGGAAGAAACCAAGTCAGGTAACCGATGCGTGCATTCATTTCAGCGTTTTCATTCAACTCCATATACACTGCAGATCTCTTGACTGAAAATGGAGTAAGGTGGTGGTGCATGTCAGATTCAGGAAATGCACGCCCGCCTTTCCGGCCGGTGGTAGGGAGGGCATAGAACTAGCCGCTGTTCTTGTTTCAGCAACTGCCAAGTAAGGCTCCTCTTGCAGAAAGTTGATTTAATCGCATTCAACCAAGTTCATGACCTGTGTTTCTGTTACGTCTGCACTTACACCTTTGTGTCGGTCAGCTAGGAAGTAACCGCACTTTCATGGATATAGAGCACTGGACCATCAGATCTCCAATGGTGTCACTTTCAGTTAACCACTCACTCAACCTCACTTCCCTCCCACTTGGCGCCTAGGCTATAAGAGAGATGAGACGAGAGTGGGTCGAGCGCCTTCTACCCCCCTTGGATATTTGTAAAGGCCAGTGAACTGAAGAAGATGGGTCTGAGCTCAAGCCTAGTGCCAATGGCATCTGCACTGCTCCTCTTGTGCTGCTTCACTGCCTGTAAGTTACTAACTGCACATTTCATTCCTCAATTTCCGTCTGAAATGCACGATCATCAATCTCAACTCGAGTAGTAGAACTTCAAGACAGTTTGCTTAATCTGCTGCCATGCCATGGCAGGGAATGCTGCCGCCGCTGCTGCGAGTGGTGGCGATGGCGGTGGTCTGAGGCTCAACTTCTACTCCGAGAGCTGCCCGAGGGCGGAGGAGATCGTCAAGGAGCAGGTGAGGAGGCTGTACGAGGAGCACGGCAACACGGCCGTGTCGTGGCTCCGGGCCCTCTTCCACGACTGCACCGTCAAGTCCTGCGACGCCTCGCTGCTCCTGGAGACCGACGCCGCCACGGGCCTCGTCTCCGAGCAGGCCTCCCCGAGGAGCTTCGGCATGCGCAACTTCAAGTACGTGGGCGCCATCAAGTCCGCCCTGGAGCGCGAATGCCCGGGGACAGTGTCGTGCGCCGACGTGCTCGCGCTGGCCGCCAGGGACGGCGCGGCCATGctgggcgggccggcggcgatcCCGATGCGGACGGGGCGGCGGGACGCCACGGAGAGCCGGTACGGCGAGGTGGAGCGGTACGTCCCGAACCACAACGACACGGTGTCGGCGGTGCTGTCCCGGTTCGCGGCCATGGGGCTGGACGCGGAGGCCGTTGTGGCGCTGCTGGGCGCGCACTCGGTGGGCCGCGTCCACTGCAACAACCTGGTGGCGCGGCTGTACCCGGCGGTGGACGGCGGCATGGAGCCGGCGTACGGCGCGTACCTGCGGGGCCGGTGCCCGACGGCGGACGCGAGGGAGGACACCCGCGACGTGGCGTACGCGCGCAACGACCGCGCCACGCCCATGGTGCTCGACAACATGTACCACAAGAACCTGCTGAAAGGCCGGGGCCTCCTGCTCGTGGACCAGCGGCTCGCCTCCGACCCGCGCACCGCACCGTTCGTGAAGAAGATGGCGGCCGATAACGGGTACTTTCGTGAGACGTTCGCGGCGGCGCTGGTGAGGATGTCGGAGAACGGGCCGCTCACCGGCGGGCAGGGGGAGGTCAGGAAGGACTGCAGGTTCGTCAACGCTAAGTAAGGGCTAGTGATCAGTGGCAAGACGTgatcgtgtgtgtgtgtgtatgtgctCGTGGCGTGGGGCACGAAAATAATTCAGAGGAAGTGATGAAGGGGCCATGTATCATGTGTGGCTGTTTGCATGCTTGGCTTGCTGTATGAGCATGCATGATGCCTCCCTGTACCTGATGGATATGCGTTATCCGAATTCTATGTCACATTTAGATGTGAGATATTATCTTACATCTAATATGATGTCACATTTTGCTTGTGGCTCTTTCATTGACAA contains:
- the LOC125540898 gene encoding peroxidase 21-like, whose protein sequence is MGLSSSLVPMASALLLLCCFTAWNAAAAAASGGDGGGLRLNFYSESCPRAEEIVKEQVRRLYEEHGNTAVSWLRALFHDCTVKSCDASLLLETDAATGLVSEQASPRSFGMRNFKYVGAIKSALERECPGTVSCADVLALAARDGAAMLGGPAAIPMRTGRRDATESRYGEVERYVPNHNDTVSAVLSRFAAMGLDAEAVVALLGAHSVGRVHCNNLVARLYPAVDGGMEPAYGAYLRGRCPTADAREDTRDVAYARNDRATPMVLDNMYHKNLLKGRGLLLVDQRLASDPRTAPFVKKMAADNGYFRETFAAALVRMSENGPLTGGQGEVRKDCRFVNAK